From a region of the Coriobacteriia bacterium genome:
- a CDS encoding SDR family oxidoreductase, whose product MSDLYLVTGGAGFIGSHVVDELLSRGDRVRVIDNFATGRRENLAHIADDVELFEGDIRSYERVHNAARGVDYVVHLAALPSVPRSIQDPLTTHEVNTTGTLNVLLAARDTGARRVVIASSSSVYGANVALPKREDMVLLPISPYGVTKLAAERYCRAFSEVYGLETSALRYFNVFGPRQNPHSQYSAVIPKFIDLARKGERPVIFGDGSQTRDFTFVANVVNGTLAATTAEKASGHAMNVACGASTSLNELVHVIGEVLGTPVQCDFEPERIGDIKDSYADVSLARELLGYEPHVSLHEGVQRVVAALDDGGVQ is encoded by the coding sequence GTGAGCGACCTCTATCTCGTCACGGGTGGGGCTGGGTTCATCGGCTCGCATGTTGTCGACGAGTTGTTGAGCCGGGGCGACCGCGTACGCGTCATCGACAACTTCGCCACAGGTCGCCGAGAGAACCTCGCTCACATCGCCGACGATGTTGAGCTGTTCGAGGGCGATATCCGCAGCTACGAGCGGGTGCATAACGCCGCGAGAGGCGTTGACTACGTCGTGCATCTTGCGGCATTGCCGTCGGTGCCGCGCTCGATTCAAGACCCGCTCACAACCCACGAGGTCAATACGACCGGCACCCTGAACGTTCTGCTCGCTGCGCGTGACACGGGGGCAAGGCGCGTTGTTATCGCCTCGTCGTCATCGGTCTACGGCGCGAACGTGGCCCTGCCCAAGCGCGAGGACATGGTGCTGCTCCCGATCTCGCCGTACGGCGTCACCAAGCTCGCCGCCGAGCGCTACTGCCGCGCGTTCTCCGAGGTCTACGGCCTGGAGACGTCGGCGCTGCGCTACTTCAACGTCTTCGGCCCGCGCCAGAATCCGCACTCGCAGTACAGCGCGGTCATCCCCAAGTTCATCGACCTTGCGCGCAAAGGTGAGCGGCCCGTGATCTTCGGCGACGGCTCCCAGACTCGTGACTTCACCTTCGTCGCCAACGTCGTCAATGGCACACTGGCCGCCACTACGGCCGAGAAGGCATCCGGGCATGCGATGAACGTCGCGTGCGGCGCCTCGACCTCGCTCAACGAGCTCGTGCATGTGATCGGCGAGGTGCTGGGCACGCCGGTCCAGTGCGACTTCGAGCCGGAGCGTATCGGCGATATCAAGGACTCGTACGCGGATGTCTCGCTCGCGCGCGAACTGCTCGGATACGAGCCGCACGTGTCGTTGCATGAGGGTGTGCAGCGCGTGGTGGCTGCGCTCGATGACGGTGGTGTGCAGTGA
- a CDS encoding glycosyltransferase: protein MGERTKVAVLVGALEVGGAELDIARNFPRLNRNEFDVVVVSFGTAGALGPELERHGIRVVARLDSERVSDGVPARAWRYVAVTRWVARVFADEQIDIAHFFLPHAYVYGMAACLLGRRSAKTVMSRLSLNFYESSHRMIARAERSFAHPRVDIAIGNSHPILTELAEEGVAPDKLRLIHNGIEAAPLARGTGDREEARTALAIAPDAFVIVAVGNLHIYKGHADLIEACALVASNLPPSWRLLIAGRDEQGNAAALTSLASQRGIAEHVELLGQCDDVAQLLHAADVFAHPSHHEGLPNALLEAMAAGLPVVATEVGGIPEAVVPAGAVGQTGWLVAPHVPQALAGAIEAACADPARRAAMGESATARIMAEFSLDSSVAAYEAVYRGLRD from the coding sequence GTGGGCGAGCGAACCAAGGTCGCGGTGCTGGTTGGCGCGCTCGAGGTGGGTGGGGCCGAGCTCGACATTGCCCGCAACTTCCCGCGACTGAATCGCAATGAGTTCGACGTCGTGGTGGTGAGCTTCGGGACGGCTGGAGCACTGGGGCCGGAGCTGGAGCGCCACGGCATCCGCGTGGTCGCCCGGCTCGACAGCGAGCGGGTCTCGGATGGTGTGCCCGCCCGAGCGTGGCGCTACGTCGCGGTCACGCGGTGGGTCGCGCGGGTCTTCGCCGACGAGCAGATCGACATCGCACACTTCTTCTTGCCGCACGCCTACGTGTACGGCATGGCGGCGTGCCTGCTCGGCCGTCGCAGCGCGAAGACGGTCATGAGTCGGCTCTCGCTGAACTTCTACGAGTCGAGTCACAGGATGATCGCGCGCGCCGAGCGCAGCTTCGCTCACCCCCGAGTCGATATCGCCATCGGCAACTCGCACCCCATCCTCACCGAACTCGCAGAGGAAGGCGTGGCTCCGGACAAGCTGCGGCTCATCCACAACGGCATCGAGGCCGCACCGCTGGCGCGCGGCACGGGCGATCGCGAAGAGGCCCGCACGGCGCTCGCGATCGCGCCCGATGCGTTCGTCATCGTCGCCGTCGGCAACCTGCACATCTACAAGGGCCACGCCGATCTCATCGAGGCGTGCGCACTCGTTGCGAGCAACCTGCCGCCGAGCTGGCGGCTTCTGATCGCCGGCCGAGACGAACAGGGCAACGCCGCCGCGCTCACATCGCTGGCGTCGCAGCGCGGCATCGCGGAGCACGTCGAGTTGTTGGGCCAGTGCGACGACGTCGCACAGCTGCTGCACGCCGCCGACGTGTTCGCGCACCCCTCGCACCACGAGGGCCTGCCAAACGCCTTGCTCGAGGCGATGGCAGCCGGGCTGCCGGTCGTCGCGACCGAGGTCGGCGGCATCCCCGAGGCGGTCGTGCCCGCCGGCGCGGTCGGCCAGACGGGCTGGTTGGTCGCGCCGCACGTGCCGCAGGCGCTGGCCGGTGCGATCGAGGCTGCCTGCGCGGACCCGGCGAGGCGCGCGGCGATGGGAGAGAGCGCGACCGCGCGCATCATGGCTGAGTTCTCGCTTGATAGCAGCGTCGCGGCGTACGAGGCGGTCTACCGAGGACTTCGCGACTAA
- a CDS encoding O-antigen ligase family protein, which translates to MTRIANAAAWVAAGMVFLVAVVWTNLTGLGISAQQFTYDDVALPRFAVALVGVALAWVLVSWLVWRGNPLGVDVTWALLGGLSVWALVSAALAGSPIVWLGQSERLEGAVTVVLYALLFGLGLQLGRSKRFVRRIGGALVLGSALLSVHGLLQTLKLDPTNYLVSGSSLYLGSAFASLSNPNFLAALLVLALPIAIGLALTAENLVVRIAWWVCAVLALAALYATYSQGAWLAAVIELAVGLALWLAARQRASDAVAEDATSSSTPARRRMNPALIAGLVVVAGVVLIVAVTTFATSRGLRLWGSSLTETSSGRILLMQTSANAAGAKPILGWGPDSFLAAFRLERPDRYMEVFGETATNSNAHNWVLQYATTTGVIGALLLLSALAFGLWRARPWRTDDATAALDIMQCAVWAGALGFSIQAVFNVAMLASTVPFWLLLGAISAPRARRVSVQTWAGAAAVAVFGALLVAGAYGSYRLIAADSTFLAAREVYYTGDFGASHDLALEAAALNPLSVKYSRAAAQASAENAVLMAGADGFDDESVRTAYDLAAEDFARTLVVAPNDYAALAWLAGLQARIGERLGDEQLRAAAQRTAEEAAALDRTHTHVQRVLAGETDKGAAREALSAPGLP; encoded by the coding sequence ATGACCCGTATCGCCAACGCAGCCGCCTGGGTCGCAGCCGGGATGGTCTTCCTCGTCGCGGTCGTGTGGACCAACCTCACCGGGCTTGGCATCAGTGCCCAGCAGTTCACCTACGACGACGTCGCGCTACCGCGGTTCGCGGTCGCGCTCGTCGGCGTGGCGCTCGCCTGGGTACTCGTCTCGTGGCTCGTGTGGCGAGGCAATCCGCTCGGCGTTGACGTCACGTGGGCGCTGCTCGGCGGGTTGAGTGTGTGGGCGCTCGTCTCGGCTGCGCTGGCTGGCTCGCCGATCGTGTGGCTCGGACAGTCCGAGCGGCTCGAAGGCGCTGTGACCGTGGTGCTGTACGCGCTGCTGTTTGGCTTGGGGCTGCAGCTTGGGCGCTCGAAGCGGTTCGTGCGGCGGATCGGTGGGGCGCTTGTGCTCGGCTCGGCGCTGCTCAGCGTCCACGGGCTGTTGCAGACACTTAAGTTGGACCCCACGAACTACCTTGTGAGCGGATCGAGTCTCTATCTGGGATCGGCGTTCGCGAGTCTGAGTAACCCCAACTTCCTTGCAGCGCTGCTTGTTCTTGCGCTGCCGATCGCCATCGGCCTCGCGCTGACCGCCGAGAACCTCGTGGTCCGTATCGCGTGGTGGGTGTGCGCCGTGCTCGCGCTCGCGGCGCTGTACGCGACGTACTCGCAGGGCGCGTGGCTCGCGGCCGTCATCGAGCTAGCGGTGGGCCTCGCGCTGTGGCTTGCTGCGCGGCAGCGCGCGAGCGACGCGGTGGCCGAGGACGCCACGTCGTCGAGCACGCCCGCACGGCGTCGCATGAACCCCGCGCTGATCGCCGGCCTTGTGGTGGTCGCTGGTGTGGTGCTCATCGTTGCGGTGACCACATTCGCGACCTCTCGCGGCCTGCGCTTGTGGGGCTCGAGCCTCACTGAGACCAGCTCGGGTCGCATTCTGCTCATGCAGACCAGCGCCAACGCCGCCGGAGCCAAGCCGATTCTGGGATGGGGCCCCGATAGCTTCCTCGCCGCGTTTCGTCTCGAGCGACCCGACCGCTACATGGAGGTGTTCGGCGAGACCGCGACCAACTCCAACGCACACAACTGGGTGCTGCAGTACGCGACGACGACCGGCGTGATCGGGGCGCTGCTGTTGCTGTCGGCGCTGGCGTTCGGTCTATGGCGGGCACGACCTTGGCGGACAGACGATGCAACCGCCGCACTCGATATCATGCAGTGTGCGGTGTGGGCGGGTGCGCTCGGTTTCAGCATCCAAGCTGTCTTCAACGTTGCGATGCTCGCCTCAACGGTCCCGTTCTGGCTGCTGCTGGGTGCCATCTCCGCACCTCGCGCACGTCGCGTCTCAGTGCAGACCTGGGCCGGCGCGGCTGCGGTAGCCGTGTTCGGCGCGCTACTCGTCGCCGGTGCCTACGGCTCGTACCGGCTGATCGCTGCTGACTCGACCTTCCTTGCTGCCCGCGAGGTCTACTACACCGGCGACTTCGGCGCGTCGCACGATCTGGCGCTCGAGGCTGCGGCGCTCAATCCGCTCTCGGTGAAGTACTCGCGCGCGGCGGCGCAGGCGAGTGCCGAAAACGCGGTGCTCATGGCCGGCGCCGACGGCTTCGACGACGAATCAGTCCGCACGGCTTACGACCTCGCTGCAGAGGACTTCGCGCGGACGCTCGTCGTCGCACCCAACGACTACGCGGCTCTTGCGTGGCTTGCGGGTCTGCAGGCGCGGATAGGCGAGCGGCTCGGCGACGAGCAACTCAGGGCCGCAGCACAGCGAACCGCCGAGGAGGCAGCCGCGCTCGACCGCACGCACACGCACGTGCAACGCGTGCTGGCAGGGGAGACCGACAAGGGTGCTGCTCGTGAGGCGCTCTCGGCTCCTGGGCTGCCGTAG
- a CDS encoding 2-isopropylmalate synthase, giving the protein MSDQVYIFDTTLRDGEQSPGASMNTDEKLEIARQLVRLNVDVIEAGFPISSPGDFESVARIGAEVGDAAVVCGLSRAIPKDIETAAAALKTAARPRIHTGIGVSESHLRDKLRISGDEAIERAVAAVKLARTFVEDVEFYAEDAGRAEPAFLYRMVEAAIAAGATVVNIPDTTGYTYPEEFGALIAGLANHVSGIENATIAVHCHNDLGMATANALAGVKAGARQVECTVNGLGERAGNTSMEEVVMAIRQRGDILGVRTEINTREIIRASRLVSSITGIVVQPNKAIVGANAFAHSSGIHQDGVLKERSTYEIIDPADVGAGGSSIVLTARSGRHALKHRLEELGFSLPEDEFERVHTAFLDLADKKKEVFDEDLEALVGETERTLHETYHLEQVHFTSGEPGIPTATVELITAEGEHLIDSSHGTGPVDAVYKAINRIVDVDNELTEFRVQAVTRGIDALGEVTIRVTAGDGNVFTGRGAHSDILVAAAKAYTNALNRLLVAEKKTVEEEL; this is encoded by the coding sequence ATGAGCGATCAGGTCTACATATTCGACACGACGCTGCGTGACGGCGAGCAGTCGCCGGGCGCATCCATGAACACCGACGAGAAGCTCGAGATCGCGCGCCAGCTCGTGCGCCTCAACGTCGACGTCATCGAGGCGGGTTTCCCGATCTCGAGCCCCGGCGACTTCGAGAGCGTGGCTCGCATCGGCGCTGAGGTCGGTGACGCTGCGGTGGTCTGCGGGCTGTCGCGCGCCATCCCCAAGGACATCGAGACGGCAGCCGCCGCGCTCAAGACCGCCGCACGCCCGCGCATCCACACCGGCATCGGCGTCTCCGAAAGCCACCTGCGCGACAAGCTGCGCATCTCGGGCGACGAGGCCATCGAGCGCGCGGTGGCCGCGGTCAAGCTCGCCCGCACCTTCGTCGAGGACGTCGAGTTCTACGCCGAGGATGCCGGCCGAGCAGAGCCGGCCTTCCTCTACCGCATGGTCGAGGCGGCCATCGCCGCCGGCGCAACCGTCGTCAACATCCCCGATACCACCGGCTACACGTATCCCGAGGAGTTCGGCGCGCTCATCGCCGGCCTCGCGAACCACGTGAGCGGCATCGAGAACGCCACGATCGCCGTGCACTGCCACAACGACCTGGGCATGGCCACGGCCAACGCGCTGGCGGGCGTGAAGGCGGGCGCACGCCAGGTCGAGTGCACCGTCAACGGTCTCGGTGAGCGCGCGGGCAACACGTCGATGGAGGAGGTCGTGATGGCCATCCGCCAGCGCGGCGACATCCTCGGCGTGCGCACCGAGATCAACACCCGCGAGATCATCCGCGCCTCGCGCCTCGTGAGCAGCATCACCGGCATCGTCGTGCAGCCCAACAAGGCCATCGTCGGCGCCAACGCGTTCGCACACAGCAGCGGCATCCACCAGGATGGCGTGCTCAAGGAGCGCTCGACCTACGAGATCATCGACCCGGCCGATGTGGGTGCCGGCGGCTCGTCGATCGTGCTCACCGCGCGCAGCGGGCGCCACGCGCTCAAGCACCGCCTCGAGGAGCTCGGCTTCTCGCTGCCCGAGGACGAGTTCGAGCGCGTGCACACCGCGTTCCTCGATTTGGCCGACAAGAAGAAGGAGGTCTTCGACGAGGACCTCGAGGCACTTGTGGGCGAGACGGAGCGCACCCTGCACGAGACCTATCACCTCGAGCAGGTGCACTTCACGAGCGGCGAGCCCGGTATCCCCACGGCGACCGTCGAGCTCATCACCGCCGAGGGCGAGCACCTCATCGACTCGAGCCACGGCACCGGTCCGGTCGACGCCGTCTACAAGGCGATCAACCGCATCGTGGACGTGGACAACGAGCTGACCGAGTTCCGGGTGCAGGCCGTCACGCGCGGCATCGACGCTTTGGGCGAGGTCACGATCCGCGTCACGGCGGGCGATGGCAACGTCTTCACCGGCCGAGGAGCGCACTCGGATATCCTTGTGGCTGCAGCCAAGGCGTACACCAATGCGCTGAACAGGCTGCTCGTCGCCGAGAAGAAGACGGTCGAAGAGGAGCTGTAG
- a CDS encoding O-antigen ligase family protein, with product MARIPLLIVAGMVVLVILVSGNLSAIGVGGTSMLSDPIALPRLAIAAVLVCAAWLAWFAIGMQDGPSLRFDLVWAALAALACWAMLSTALSPHRLLAVLGQSERLEGAVSVVIYCLLYGIGLQVVRHVRAARVLATAVVVSAAVLALYGVAQWMGIDPANYTWEGYGFSMRRAFATMGNPNYLAGLLVLALPISIMLTIGSQATARRWAWGGATMLVGGALFLTFTRAAWLAAALEVILISVYYFRSRARDKGLDSAVSSSGPVLAVASAVLVILVIVSVWGSAETNVVSRVQDALALRNSAGERVLTARIALDAAATRPVFGYGPDAFLPAFRLHRTEAYVDEFGVGATSSNAHSWPLQYAATVGFVGALLLVTAIVLGLVRSRRYMSSASTNASGLLMAGIWIGCLGFVVDMLFNVAVLGATVPFWVLLGVLGAPSAPEVRLGATWRWLGAAVFAVATGAAILAAGSVVSADVAHGAATAAFLGETDRDARTLALRARTSNPTSVKYAGTLAQVSADRVFRAIAGEAPPETVRALYEIADADFTKTLEMHPADYHARAWYAAMQAYAGGYLKDSELLKQSAETAGRAQALDRHHDNVRALASGDTSIEAIQQALGVPRLP from the coding sequence ATGGCTAGAATCCCATTGTTGATAGTTGCCGGCATGGTCGTCCTTGTGATTCTTGTGAGCGGTAACCTGAGCGCCATCGGTGTAGGCGGGACATCGATGCTCTCCGATCCGATTGCGCTCCCTCGGTTGGCCATCGCGGCTGTGCTGGTGTGTGCCGCGTGGCTCGCGTGGTTTGCGATCGGTATGCAAGACGGCCCGTCGCTGCGATTCGACTTGGTCTGGGCGGCTCTGGCGGCCTTGGCCTGCTGGGCCATGCTGTCGACCGCGTTGTCTCCACACCGTTTGCTCGCTGTGCTCGGACAGTCCGAGCGGCTCGAGGGCGCGGTCAGCGTTGTCATCTACTGTCTCTTGTATGGCATCGGGCTGCAGGTGGTGCGTCACGTGAGGGCGGCGCGGGTGCTTGCGACGGCGGTTGTCGTCTCTGCAGCGGTGCTGGCGTTGTACGGCGTCGCGCAGTGGATGGGAATCGATCCTGCAAACTACACATGGGAGGGCTACGGCTTCTCCATGCGGCGCGCTTTCGCGACTATGGGCAACCCAAACTACCTGGCTGGGCTACTCGTGCTGGCACTGCCCATCTCAATCATGCTGACCATAGGAAGTCAGGCAACCGCTCGCCGCTGGGCGTGGGGGGGCGCCACCATGCTGGTCGGCGGCGCGCTCTTCCTCACGTTTACTCGCGCCGCATGGCTGGCAGCGGCGCTCGAGGTGATTCTGATCTCCGTGTATTACTTCCGAAGTCGCGCGCGGGACAAGGGTCTCGATTCGGCGGTCTCCTCGTCGGGTCCCGTTCTCGCAGTTGCGTCAGCCGTACTTGTGATACTCGTCATCGTCTCCGTGTGGGGATCGGCGGAAACGAACGTTGTCAGCCGCGTTCAGGATGCACTCGCGCTTCGCAATAGCGCTGGCGAGCGCGTCTTGACGGCTCGAATCGCCCTGGATGCAGCTGCCACTAGGCCGGTGTTCGGTTACGGACCCGATGCGTTCCTACCTGCGTTCAGGTTGCACAGAACGGAAGCGTACGTTGACGAGTTCGGGGTAGGGGCAACATCGAGTAACGCTCATTCTTGGCCACTCCAGTACGCGGCTACTGTTGGTTTTGTCGGGGCGCTGCTTCTCGTGACGGCCATCGTGCTTGGGCTCGTGCGATCACGACGATACATGTCGAGCGCTAGCACTAATGCGTCGGGTTTGCTGATGGCAGGTATCTGGATTGGATGTCTCGGCTTCGTCGTGGACATGCTCTTCAACGTAGCCGTTCTAGGAGCTACTGTGCCCTTCTGGGTCTTGCTGGGAGTGCTTGGGGCACCATCCGCGCCGGAGGTTCGTCTGGGCGCGACGTGGCGGTGGCTCGGCGCGGCCGTCTTCGCGGTCGCCACCGGAGCCGCCATTCTGGCCGCAGGGTCGGTAGTGTCCGCGGATGTGGCTCACGGGGCGGCGACCGCTGCCTTTCTCGGTGAAACCGATCGCGACGCCCGGACGCTCGCGCTGAGAGCGCGGACCAGCAACCCCACGTCCGTGAAGTACGCGGGCACACTTGCCCAGGTCAGCGCCGACAGAGTGTTCAGGGCTATTGCTGGTGAGGCGCCGCCCGAGACGGTCCGGGCCCTGTACGAGATAGCTGATGCGGACTTCACCAAGACTCTGGAGATGCACCCGGCCGACTACCATGCCCGCGCATGGTACGCCGCTATGCAGGCATATGCCGGGGGTTACCTGAAGGATTCGGAGCTATTGAAGCAGTCAGCAGAAACGGCAGGTCGCGCGCAGGCGCTGGATCGGCATCACGACAACGTTCGGGCGCTTGCGTCGGGGGACACGTCAATTGAGGCCATTCAGCAGGCGCTGGGCGTCCCGCGGCTCCCATAG
- a CDS encoding phosphoglycerate dehydrogenase — MKVLVAEQIAASGIELLKSKFDVDVKTDLTPEELVAAIPAYDALVVRSATQATREVIEAGVNLKIIGRAGVGVDNVDVDAATSRGVIVCNAPTSNIVSAAEQTLALMLAIARKTPQANASMHAGKWERSKFTGTELYEKTLAVIGLGRIGSLVAERARGFGMKLIGFDPYTSEERAAKMGVTLYETIDEMLPVADFITVHLPKTKETIGMFGAEQFAKMKDGVRLVNTARGGIYQVEALADAVRAGKVAGAGIDVFEVEPCTDSPLIEFDNVVLTPHLGASTAEAQDRAGEQIAEYVVLGLEGRMVPTAVNVAPVPQEVMEKVGPYIDLAQDLGTMLAQIARGGVEELDILTIGQLADDDTRIVRTAAVKGLLTRASDEGVNFVNAEYLAEQRGIKITETKRAETHDFVSMLVLRAVTPHGPIDIGAALLGKRDQPRIVSMLGYELDMAPSKNMAFFQYKDRPGVIGKVGTIVGEAEVNIATMDVGRLEAGGTALMGLNLDSPLSPETLAHIATDLDVDDAWYVEL; from the coding sequence ATGAAGGTACTTGTCGCCGAGCAGATCGCCGCTAGTGGCATCGAGCTCCTGAAGTCGAAGTTCGATGTCGACGTGAAGACCGATCTGACGCCCGAGGAGCTCGTGGCCGCGATTCCGGCGTACGACGCGCTCGTCGTGCGTTCGGCAACGCAGGCAACTCGTGAGGTCATCGAGGCCGGCGTGAATCTCAAGATCATCGGTCGCGCCGGGGTCGGCGTGGATAACGTCGACGTCGACGCGGCCACCTCGCGTGGCGTCATCGTGTGTAACGCGCCGACGTCCAACATCGTGTCAGCCGCCGAGCAGACGCTCGCGCTCATGCTCGCCATCGCGCGCAAGACGCCGCAGGCCAACGCCTCGATGCATGCCGGCAAGTGGGAGCGCTCGAAGTTCACCGGCACCGAGCTCTACGAGAAGACGCTCGCCGTCATCGGCCTGGGTCGTATCGGCTCGCTCGTCGCCGAGCGCGCACGCGGCTTCGGCATGAAGCTCATCGGTTTCGATCCGTACACCTCCGAGGAGCGCGCCGCCAAGATGGGCGTCACCCTCTACGAGACGATCGACGAGATGCTGCCGGTCGCCGACTTCATCACGGTGCACCTGCCCAAGACCAAAGAGACGATCGGCATGTTCGGCGCCGAGCAGTTCGCGAAGATGAAGGACGGCGTGCGCCTGGTCAACACCGCGCGCGGCGGCATCTACCAGGTCGAGGCGCTCGCCGACGCGGTGCGCGCAGGCAAGGTCGCCGGCGCCGGCATCGACGTGTTCGAGGTCGAGCCGTGCACCGACAGTCCGCTCATCGAGTTCGACAACGTCGTGCTCACCCCGCATCTGGGTGCGTCGACCGCTGAGGCGCAGGACCGTGCCGGCGAGCAGATCGCCGAGTACGTGGTGCTCGGCCTCGAGGGCCGCATGGTCCCGACCGCCGTCAATGTCGCGCCCGTGCCGCAGGAGGTCATGGAGAAGGTCGGACCCTACATCGACCTCGCGCAGGACCTCGGAACGATGCTCGCGCAGATCGCGCGCGGTGGCGTCGAGGAGCTCGACATCCTCACGATCGGCCAGCTCGCCGACGACGACACGCGCATCGTGCGCACGGCCGCGGTCAAGGGCCTGCTCACCCGCGCGAGCGACGAGGGCGTCAACTTCGTCAACGCCGAGTACCTCGCCGAGCAGCGCGGCATCAAGATCACCGAGACCAAGCGCGCCGAGACGCACGACTTCGTGTCGATGCTCGTCCTGCGCGCCGTCACGCCGCACGGCCCCATCGACATCGGCGCGGCCCTGCTCGGCAAGCGCGATCAGCCCCGCATCGTCTCCATGCTCGGCTACGAGCTCGACATGGCGCCCAGCAAGAACATGGCGTTCTTCCAGTACAAGGACCGTCCGGGTGTCATCGGCAAGGTCGGTACGATCGTTGGAGAGGCCGAGGTCAACATCGCGACGATGGACGTCGGTCGCCTCGAGGCCGGCGGTACCGCGCTGATGGGTCTGAACCTCGACTCGCCGCTGTCGCCTGAGACGCTCGCACACATCGCAACCGATCTCGATGTCGACGACGCCTGGTACGTGGAGCTGTAG